One genomic region from Streptomyces sp. NBC_01304 encodes:
- a CDS encoding ANTAR domain-containing protein, translating into MSLYAPEIGSFSIPVRDQAAAFAGYAAGDLGIAIKIAEQTQFNDDLQSALASRTVIGQALGIIMAQQHCPADRSFEILSRASQNRNMKLGDVATGVVAKVSGSPPSTRHLSLRESPPWLGRHQPCCVAAADLCFRPVRPFRRRSPG; encoded by the coding sequence ATGAGCCTCTACGCCCCCGAAATCGGCAGCTTCTCCATTCCAGTCCGCGACCAAGCTGCTGCTTTCGCCGGCTACGCCGCAGGTGATCTGGGCATTGCCATCAAAATCGCCGAACAGACCCAGTTCAACGACGATTTGCAGTCCGCCCTCGCTTCCCGCACGGTCATCGGCCAAGCCCTGGGCATCATCATGGCCCAGCAACACTGTCCCGCCGATCGGTCCTTCGAGATCCTCAGCCGCGCCTCCCAGAACCGCAACATGAAGCTCGGCGACGTGGCCACCGGAGTCGTCGCCAAGGTCAGCGGCTCCCCACCCAGCACAAGGCACCTCAGCCTTCGCGAGTCACCCCCTTGGCTCGGCCGCCACCAGCCCTGTTGTGTGGCCGCGGCAGACTTGTGCTTCCGCCCTGTACGGCCATTCCGGCGCCGCTCGCCAGGCTGA
- a CDS encoding DUF6262 family protein, producing MSKEPRTSGDVLRQSRKKDSQTKRAKVLATLDAMKAGGETVSFNSVARTAGVSRWLVYAEGVREHVEAAMKSQTKSERRTKQAGREPSAASLATDLALIREENKALREERDRLKKAIQRSLGAQLDQAGTKELTERVNELLTAVERLAVERDEIRADRDDLKARLAEAEDDLAAAREAGKRMLKQINRV from the coding sequence ATGAGCAAGGAACCTCGCACCTCCGGCGACGTCCTGCGCCAGAGCCGGAAGAAGGACAGCCAGACCAAGCGAGCCAAGGTGCTGGCCACCCTGGATGCCATGAAGGCCGGGGGCGAGACAGTCAGCTTCAACTCCGTCGCCCGCACGGCCGGGGTGTCCAGGTGGCTCGTCTACGCCGAGGGCGTGCGCGAGCACGTCGAGGCCGCCATGAAGAGCCAGACCAAGTCCGAACGCCGCACCAAGCAGGCCGGCCGGGAGCCTTCCGCGGCGAGCCTGGCCACCGACCTGGCTCTGATCCGCGAGGAGAACAAGGCCCTGCGCGAGGAGCGTGACCGCCTCAAGAAGGCCATCCAGCGCTCGCTGGGCGCCCAGCTCGACCAGGCCGGGACCAAGGAGCTGACCGAGCGGGTCAACGAGCTCCTGACGGCTGTGGAACGGCTCGCTGTGGAACGCGACGAGATACGCGCCGACCGCGACGATCTCAAGGCCAGGCTCGCCGAGGCCGAGGACGATCTGGCCGCTGCCCGTGAAGCGGGCAAGCGGATGCTCAAGCAGATCAACCGCGTCTGA
- a CDS encoding M23 family metallopeptidase, which translates to MAAYRLSAPYSSAGPHWKRRHTGQDFAVAVGTVVRAVGAGTVISASCGDGFGHQMLIQHADGYYSHYAHLSMLHARAGERVAAGQPIALSGNSGNSTGPHLHFEIRITPYLGSGIDPIPWLRHHGITL; encoded by the coding sequence GTGGCTGCGTATCGACTGTCCGCTCCCTATTCATCTGCTGGCCCTCATTGGAAACGGCGACACACCGGACAGGATTTCGCAGTAGCCGTTGGTACGGTGGTACGAGCCGTGGGGGCAGGCACCGTGATCTCAGCATCCTGCGGTGACGGATTCGGCCACCAGATGCTCATCCAACACGCAGACGGCTACTACTCCCACTACGCGCACCTGTCCATGCTGCACGCGCGAGCCGGCGAGCGCGTCGCAGCCGGACAGCCCATCGCACTGTCTGGCAACTCCGGTAACTCCACAGGTCCGCACCTGCACTTCGAGATCCGCATCACCCCATACCTGGGCTCGGGCATCGACCCCATTCCCTGGCTGCGCCACCACGGAATCACCCTTTAG
- a CDS encoding transposase has protein sequence MVTTPATVQDMEVTARIHADLDNRGLLPAEHLVDTACMDAQLVVAARAYGTEMFGPVRTDTTWQSANNGYTVDDFNIDWEHHQLTCPNGRTSPPWRETQRRGDPMIRVQFSALDCIPCPLRSRCTHSARYRQLTLLPKAEHEALGRLREEQTTTAREERYTVVHNPSGS, from the coding sequence GTGGTCACCACGCCGGCCACCGTTCAGGACATGGAGGTGACAGCAAGAATCCATGCCGACCTGGACAACCGCGGCCTCTTGCCTGCTGAACACCTCGTGGACACCGCCTGCATGGACGCCCAGCTAGTAGTCGCCGCCCGCGCGTACGGCACGGAGATGTTCGGCCCGGTTCGTACGGACACCACATGGCAGTCCGCCAACAACGGCTACACCGTTGATGACTTCAACATCGACTGGGAGCACCACCAGTTGACCTGCCCAAACGGACGCACCAGCCCACCCTGGCGGGAAACTCAACGCCGTGGTGACCCCATGATCCGCGTCCAGTTCTCCGCCCTGGACTGCATCCCATGCCCGCTTCGCTCACGGTGCACTCATTCAGCGCGCTACCGGCAGCTCACGTTGCTTCCCAAAGCCGAGCATGAGGCCCTGGGCCGCCTCCGCGAGGAACAGACCACGACCGCGCGGGAAGAACGCTACACCGTCGTTCACAACCCGTCCGGGAGTTGA
- a CDS encoding transposase produces the protein MAGVITASEPSWITPFTGLSPRCFGRLVTALRREGADAVRRGRPWGLTLENRVLLVTAYWRTNLTMRQLAPLFGVSKSAADRIIGHLGPLLALQPRKRFAKDAVLIVDGTLVPTRDHAVAEQSKNYRYSTAHQVVIDADTRLVVVVGQPLPGNRHDARGWEESGAKAAVGNTMTIADGGYQGTGLVIPHRRRKGEELPAWKEEHNHAHKQVRARVEHTFARMKSWKILRDCRLKGDGVHHAMLGIARLHNLNLAG, from the coding sequence GTGGCTGGTGTGATCACGGCGTCCGAGCCGTCCTGGATAACCCCCTTCACCGGGCTGAGCCCGCGCTGCTTCGGCAGGTTGGTGACCGCGCTGCGGCGCGAGGGTGCGGACGCGGTTCGGCGGGGTCGGCCGTGGGGCCTGACGCTGGAGAACCGGGTGCTGCTCGTGACGGCGTACTGGCGCACGAACTTGACGATGCGCCAACTCGCCCCGCTGTTCGGCGTCTCGAAGTCGGCGGCCGACCGGATCATCGGCCATCTCGGCCCGCTTCTCGCGCTGCAGCCCAGGAAGCGGTTCGCGAAGGACGCCGTGCTCATCGTGGACGGCACGCTGGTGCCCACCCGCGATCATGCGGTGGCCGAGCAGTCGAAGAACTATCGCTATTCCACGGCCCATCAGGTCGTCATCGACGCCGATACCCGCCTGGTCGTCGTGGTCGGCCAGCCGCTGCCGGGCAACCGGCACGACGCCCGCGGCTGGGAGGAATCCGGCGCCAAGGCCGCCGTCGGCAACACCATGACCATCGCCGACGGCGGCTACCAGGGCACCGGACTGGTCATCCCGCACCGCCGCCGCAAAGGCGAGGAACTCCCTGCATGGAAAGAGGAACACAACCACGCCCACAAACAGGTCCGCGCCCGCGTCGAGCACACCTTCGCCCGCATGAAGAGCTGGAAGATCCTCCGCGACTGCCGTCTCAAAGGCGACGGCGTCCATCACGCCATGCTCGGCATCGCCCGCCTGCACAACCTCAACCTCGCCGGATAA
- a CDS encoding transposase gives MRVRDELGDLFADEEFAGLFPMRGQPAWSPARLALVSVLQFVEGLPDRRAAEAVRGRIDWKYALNLELTDPGFDFSVLSEFRARLLAGGQEERLLHAVMDAAAAVGLSQHGAQARTDSTHVLAMLRLLNRRELVGETLRAALNALAAAAPDWLVHRVEAEWFDRCSKRVEEYRL, from the coding sequence ATGCGCGTCCGCGATGAGCTGGGGGATTTGTTCGCCGACGAGGAGTTCGCGGGCCTGTTCCCCATGCGAGGTCAGCCCGCCTGGTCACCGGCGAGGCTTGCTTTGGTATCGGTGCTGCAGTTCGTTGAAGGGCTGCCAGATCGCCGTGCGGCCGAGGCGGTGCGGGGGCGGATCGACTGGAAGTACGCCCTGAACCTGGAACTGACCGACCCTGGCTTCGATTTCTCGGTGTTGAGCGAGTTTCGGGCACGCCTGCTCGCCGGTGGACAGGAGGAGCGGCTGTTGCATGCCGTGATGGATGCCGCAGCTGCAGTGGGGTTGTCGCAGCACGGTGCCCAGGCTCGGACGGACTCCACTCATGTACTCGCCATGTTGCGGCTGCTCAACCGCCGGGAACTGGTGGGTGAAACACTGCGCGCGGCGCTGAACGCCTTGGCCGCGGCGGCGCCCGACTGGCTGGTGCACCGGGTTGAGGCGGAGTGGTTCGACCGTTGCTCCAAGCGCGTTGAGGAGTACCGCCTGTAG
- a CDS encoding integrase core domain-containing protein produces MRLWQRDRDGRPPVPGELVHHSNAGLQYTSFRFAEHLDAAQIALSIGSVGDDYDNVLMESIIGLSKTEVIKSQRPWKTLAHVELATAEWIDWYNHRRLHGEIGHIPPVEYEANYYQATTKPQITADI; encoded by the coding sequence ATGAGGCTGTGGCAGCGCGACCGAGATGGCCGGCCGCCCGTTCCCGGCGAGTTGGTGCATCACTCCAACGCCGGGCTGCAATACACGTCATTTCGCTTCGCCGAACACCTCGACGCGGCCCAGATTGCGTTGTCTATCGGCTCGGTCGGTGACGACTACGACAATGTGCTCATGGAGTCGATCATCGGCCTGTCCAAGACCGAGGTCATCAAGTCGCAACGGCCGTGGAAGACGCTGGCGCACGTCGAACTCGCCACCGCCGAATGGATCGACTGGTACAACCACCGCCGACTCCACGGCGAGATCGGGCACATCCCGCCCGTCGAATACGAAGCCAACTACTACCAAGCAACCACGAAACCCCAGATCACAGCCGACATCTGA
- a CDS encoding tyrosine-type recombinase/integrase, with the protein MTVSGNVVPLHQVRRDAGQAASVLPPKILTEWTAWLQERMEPGWRAGEWDGEARLFTGDVHHAGTAVYRCDVAACDALTRIRRGLCASCEKAHRAGEVGLKEFKAAHVPDRNRVISGERAECRVARCPRDSLLWGLCNAHGSLRQKDLQRDSGSELEAWVERQTPYPPSPSCLVAGCRYDARAAFGLCGIHQGRWKKATARGPRSAPSAVWLDQQAPFMNVHQFSLAPLHPVARLEMLYALQQRDERGQKIDPAAVRQAVSHLAEKTDSIATATPAQLPAGTQANVDALIRETHRILRLAYDRFEGVDPTSRDVLDLAELGVKSTRGGTTQRSIGLDLTRLRQPWLRQILVTWIAETKPNTTEVRRGLRVCEVVGRALDLRPGGGMDPARLVFADMNAVVDTFRVLPKLDGKPMSSKQRGTLLSFFFKILDYNRAAGHLDGMSASFARHSSHVIKAEEVDEDDVGKALPESVIDQLDDHADLLGEGVTHGKMTPAQVQAMFRAVYELLRDTGRRPYEIAELRTDCLEYVGGEWLLVWDNRKGRRLNRRLEIERDTVSTVRTWLDVRDTLDLPTGSEDFLFPPAGGNGKLRHLLPEQISAMIRKWADSIPVLLSEEFGRDGNRVPFDRGLIYPYAFRHSFCQRYADAGVRIEVLQELMDHKSAQTTQRYYRISHKRKREAVNVMRLRTVDRRGRSAPMASATAYEARSVAVPFGNCTEPSNVKAGGKACPIRFQCAACPFYRPDPSYLPAIEDHVRKLKADKETAVMMEVDEFVVKNLDDQIAAFKGTAATMRKLLEAMGPEERGQVEEASAVLRKVRAAQGHGSAVPLGMPGFPGQRDGSTA; encoded by the coding sequence GTGACGGTGTCCGGCAATGTCGTCCCGCTCCACCAGGTACGGCGGGACGCCGGCCAGGCGGCGAGCGTTTTGCCGCCGAAGATCCTCACCGAGTGGACCGCGTGGCTGCAAGAGCGGATGGAACCGGGCTGGCGGGCGGGCGAATGGGACGGCGAGGCCCGCCTGTTCACCGGCGATGTCCATCACGCGGGCACGGCCGTCTACCGCTGCGATGTGGCTGCCTGCGACGCGCTCACCCGTATCCGGCGCGGGCTCTGCGCCAGCTGCGAGAAAGCCCACCGTGCGGGCGAGGTGGGGCTGAAGGAGTTCAAGGCCGCCCACGTACCCGACCGTAATCGGGTGATTTCCGGCGAGCGGGCCGAATGCCGTGTCGCCCGGTGCCCGCGGGATTCGCTCCTGTGGGGCCTGTGCAACGCGCACGGCTCGCTGCGGCAGAAGGATCTGCAGCGTGATTCCGGCTCCGAGCTCGAGGCATGGGTCGAGCGGCAGACGCCGTATCCGCCGTCGCCGTCCTGCCTCGTCGCGGGCTGCCGCTACGACGCTCGGGCCGCCTTCGGGCTGTGCGGCATACACCAGGGCCGCTGGAAGAAGGCCACCGCCCGAGGGCCGCGGTCCGCGCCGTCAGCTGTGTGGCTGGATCAGCAGGCGCCGTTCATGAACGTCCACCAGTTCTCCCTGGCCCCGCTGCATCCGGTGGCCCGTCTGGAGATGCTGTACGCGCTGCAGCAGCGTGACGAACGCGGCCAGAAGATCGACCCGGCAGCCGTGCGGCAGGCGGTCTCCCATCTCGCCGAGAAGACCGACTCGATCGCCACCGCGACACCTGCGCAGTTGCCGGCCGGAACGCAGGCGAACGTGGATGCCCTGATCCGCGAGACGCACCGCATCCTGCGCTTGGCATACGACCGCTTCGAGGGCGTCGACCCGACCAGCAGGGACGTGCTCGACCTGGCCGAACTCGGCGTCAAGAGCACGCGGGGAGGCACCACCCAGCGCTCGATCGGCCTGGACCTGACGAGGCTCCGCCAGCCCTGGCTGCGGCAGATCCTGGTCACCTGGATCGCCGAGACCAAGCCGAACACCACCGAGGTCCGGCGGGGCCTGCGGGTGTGCGAGGTCGTGGGCCGGGCCCTCGATCTGAGGCCCGGCGGCGGCATGGACCCGGCCAGGCTGGTGTTCGCCGACATGAACGCCGTGGTCGACACCTTCCGCGTGCTGCCCAAGCTGGACGGCAAGCCCATGTCGAGCAAGCAGCGCGGCACTCTGCTGTCGTTCTTCTTCAAGATCCTCGACTACAACCGGGCCGCGGGGCACCTGGACGGCATGTCCGCGAGCTTCGCGCGGCACTCCAGCCACGTCATCAAGGCCGAGGAGGTCGACGAGGACGATGTCGGCAAGGCCCTGCCCGAGTCCGTCATCGACCAACTCGACGACCACGCCGACCTCCTGGGTGAAGGGGTCACCCACGGGAAGATGACGCCCGCGCAGGTCCAGGCGATGTTCCGCGCGGTTTACGAGCTGCTGCGGGACACCGGACGGCGCCCGTACGAGATCGCCGAGCTGCGGACCGACTGCCTCGAATACGTCGGCGGTGAATGGCTGTTGGTCTGGGACAACCGCAAGGGCCGTCGCCTGAACCGGCGACTCGAGATCGAGCGTGACACCGTATCGACCGTCCGTACCTGGCTGGACGTGCGCGACACGCTCGACCTGCCCACGGGCAGCGAGGACTTCCTGTTCCCGCCTGCCGGGGGGAACGGCAAGCTCCGTCACCTGCTGCCCGAACAGATCTCGGCGATGATCCGCAAGTGGGCCGACAGCATCCCGGTCCTGCTGTCCGAGGAGTTCGGCCGGGACGGCAACCGGGTGCCGTTCGACCGCGGCTTGATCTACCCGTACGCGTTCCGGCACTCGTTCTGCCAGCGGTACGCGGACGCCGGGGTGCGGATCGAGGTGCTGCAGGAACTCATGGATCACAAATCGGCACAAACTACCCAGCGTTACTACCGGATCAGTCACAAGCGGAAGCGGGAGGCGGTCAACGTGATGCGCCTGCGTACCGTGGACCGCAGGGGCAGGTCCGCGCCGATGGCGTCGGCGACCGCATACGAGGCACGCTCGGTGGCGGTGCCGTTCGGCAACTGTACCGAACCGTCCAACGTCAAGGCGGGCGGGAAGGCATGCCCGATCCGCTTCCAGTGCGCCGCATGCCCCTTCTACCGGCCTGATCCGTCGTATCTGCCGGCCATCGAGGACCACGTCCGCAAGCTGAAGGCCGACAAGGAGACGGCGGTCATGATGGAAGTGGACGAGTTCGTCGTGAAGAACCTGGACGACCAGATCGCGGCGTTCAAGGGGACCGCCGCCACGATGCGCAAGCTGCTGGAGGCCATGGGCCCCGAAGAGCGCGGACAAGTCGAGGAGGCCTCGGCGGTCCTGCGCAAGGTGCGGGCCGCCCAGGGGCACGGCTCCGCCGTGCCCCTGGGCATGCCGGGCTTTCCCGGCCAACGCGACGGGAGCACGGCATGA
- a CDS encoding helix-turn-helix domain-containing protein, whose translation MHVKEPDRFRELMRLQNFSQRTLAARAKVSQAFISLLLRGKRGTRATTAWRIARALGVLTDELFAGASGPLSVVDSGQSATAPTATPSVKSSMASALETSALSNPRRRRAAPRRASPTALVAA comes from the coding sequence ATGCACGTAAAAGAGCCAGACCGTTTCAGAGAATTGATGCGGCTGCAGAACTTCTCGCAACGCACGCTTGCTGCTCGGGCGAAGGTCTCTCAGGCCTTCATCTCTCTGCTGCTGCGAGGCAAGCGCGGTACCCGCGCCACGACCGCATGGCGCATTGCCCGCGCTCTGGGCGTACTCACCGACGAGTTGTTCGCCGGGGCGTCAGGGCCTCTGAGTGTCGTGGATTCAGGCCAGTCCGCAACCGCACCCACAGCCACGCCCTCCGTCAAGTCCTCGATGGCGTCCGCGCTGGAGACCTCCGCGTTGTCCAACCCCAGGAGACGCCGCGCCGCACCCAGAAGGGCGTCCCCCACCGCCCTTGTCGCGGCCTGA
- a CDS encoding RICIN domain-containing protein codes for MIAMAPYARRAALAVLASLIAAGSAVSEASAFTASSSQSSASPAATQQDFIGMPLRIKHNADGRVLDKMPDRVALHAGHGGVNQQWTPLAAPGGSVLLEVEGRCLTYDQELDGTGRSLHHATCDSGDAKQQWKIANDKDGKFRIKNVARGDSESLMLWNDATGLLAMRKDADWKEHVFQFDIDVTPSLPEFGKNLTMTAIHSGKVVDMAPNPLGDSRNVIQFEATGGDNQAWKVERTGNGVQFKSKENDGCIKYFSNASDVYAGTCSEWGQFKLTSLGGDTYTVESNDQTGRVLTVPDNSMANGTKLELLPKTGGANQKFMIKDRPTMWEYSPGARLGIEGAPGADGTFESLIYNESAETYVRKSFNEKEHVNIDAPDEIEPGKVGILQVRSDTLFTGPEGSVTYRSSSGKEVKINWNLPTVGSNKYTVTTANVSVSARDQNDNRFHVPAGQSHYAEGSSFGPNKHVYTAFTINGSPLAGGPKPQRGGKCEAYASAVHPGFDWSIIAANLSDKQRAWLEALTNTTDKIEWAPNAPWWASADGQAGAVIGAAIGGIIAGCDPWT; via the coding sequence ATGATCGCCATGGCTCCATATGCAAGGCGCGCAGCATTGGCGGTCCTTGCCAGCCTGATCGCAGCCGGCTCGGCTGTAAGTGAGGCCTCGGCCTTTACGGCATCGAGTTCACAGTCGTCGGCTTCACCTGCGGCAACCCAACAGGACTTCATTGGGATGCCGCTCCGAATCAAGCACAATGCGGACGGGCGAGTTCTCGACAAAATGCCTGATCGAGTCGCACTGCATGCCGGCCATGGCGGCGTCAACCAGCAGTGGACCCCTCTTGCCGCGCCTGGTGGCAGCGTGTTGCTCGAGGTCGAGGGTAGATGTCTCACTTATGACCAGGAACTAGATGGCACTGGCCGCTCGCTGCACCACGCTACTTGCGACAGTGGCGACGCCAAGCAGCAATGGAAGATCGCGAATGATAAAGACGGGAAGTTCCGCATCAAAAATGTCGCCCGGGGTGATAGCGAGTCACTAATGCTATGGAACGATGCCACCGGCCTCCTGGCGATGAGGAAAGATGCCGACTGGAAAGAGCATGTGTTTCAGTTCGATATTGATGTAACTCCCTCGCTTCCCGAGTTCGGCAAGAATCTGACGATGACGGCTATCCATAGCGGCAAGGTCGTAGATATGGCGCCGAACCCTCTCGGTGACAGCCGCAATGTAATTCAATTCGAAGCCACAGGCGGAGATAATCAGGCCTGGAAGGTAGAGCGCACCGGGAATGGAGTGCAGTTCAAGTCGAAGGAAAATGACGGCTGCATAAAGTATTTCAGTAACGCTTCTGATGTCTACGCAGGAACCTGCTCCGAATGGGGTCAATTCAAGTTGACATCCCTTGGGGGTGATACCTATACCGTGGAAAGCAACGACCAGACAGGCAGAGTGCTCACCGTTCCTGATAACAGCATGGCCAACGGAACCAAGCTCGAACTCTTGCCTAAGACCGGCGGAGCCAACCAGAAGTTCATGATCAAGGATCGCCCCACGATGTGGGAGTACTCACCCGGCGCGCGACTGGGGATCGAGGGGGCTCCGGGGGCGGATGGCACCTTTGAGTCGCTCATCTACAACGAGTCGGCCGAAACCTACGTGCGGAAGTCCTTCAATGAGAAGGAGCACGTCAATATCGACGCCCCGGACGAGATCGAGCCCGGGAAAGTCGGCATCTTGCAGGTTCGCTCCGACACACTGTTCACTGGGCCGGAGGGTTCGGTGACGTACCGGAGTAGCAGCGGCAAGGAGGTGAAGATCAACTGGAATCTTCCGACCGTGGGCTCCAACAAGTACACCGTCACGACCGCCAACGTTTCCGTCTCCGCCCGAGACCAGAACGACAACAGATTCCATGTGCCTGCAGGGCAGAGCCACTACGCCGAGGGAAGCTCCTTTGGCCCCAACAAGCATGTCTACACCGCTTTCACGATCAATGGTTCGCCGCTTGCTGGCGGCCCCAAGCCTCAACGCGGCGGTAAGTGCGAAGCCTATGCCAGCGCGGTCCACCCCGGATTCGACTGGAGCATCATCGCGGCCAACTTGAGCGACAAGCAGCGGGCCTGGCTCGAAGCACTGACCAACACAACAGACAAGATCGAGTGGGCTCCAAACGCACCCTGGTGGGCGTCCGCTGACGGACAGGCCGGCGCCGTGATCGGTGCAGCGATCGGTGGCATTATCGCTGGTTGCGACCCATGGACCTGA
- a CDS encoding DUF5753 domain-containing protein yields MRAGPRALMESAKGADETNTDFIDGSVEVRAKRKKLITEAGAELFCLMDESALRNVVGNAEIMRDQYRQIAELARLPNVTVRVIPFSAPAYRVTSGGFTVLDFDRKDLPGPVVSMSTVSSAVQVVSKPKVVKQFGRRLDFLAGGTLPDHETPALLERFAREV; encoded by the coding sequence TTGCGAGCAGGGCCCCGCGCGTTGATGGAGTCGGCGAAGGGCGCAGACGAGACCAACACCGACTTCATCGACGGCTCGGTGGAGGTCCGAGCGAAACGCAAGAAACTGATCACGGAAGCAGGTGCCGAACTGTTCTGCCTGATGGACGAGTCGGCGCTGCGGAACGTGGTCGGCAATGCCGAGATCATGCGGGACCAGTACCGGCAGATCGCCGAGCTGGCCCGGCTCCCGAACGTGACCGTGCGGGTCATCCCCTTCTCGGCCCCCGCCTACCGGGTGACCTCGGGAGGCTTCACGGTCCTGGACTTCGACCGCAAGGACCTGCCCGGTCCGGTCGTGTCCATGAGCACCGTCTCCTCCGCGGTGCAGGTGGTGTCGAAGCCGAAGGTGGTCAAGCAGTTCGGCCGCCGTCTCGACTTCCTCGCCGGCGGGACTCTGCCCGACCACGAGACCCCGGCTCTACTGGAACGATTCGCACGAGAGGTCTGA
- a CDS encoding transposase: MAGSGQANFAPWHSAVHALLAQGMGLRPIGRRLGLARNTVRRLARAAGPDELLVGQWTGRSSILDPYKPFLHQRWAEGQTIGTRLFEELREQGFGGGDVVVRKYVRRLRDAFPHQQPGRPPSVRNVTSWITRHPASLTAEQSEHLKTILIRCPALERTAHHVRAFAELMNQRDGQHLPQWIARVQDDDLPALHTFITGLGQDLDAVVAGLSLPYSSGVVEGHNNRMLKRQMYGRASLQLQRVLLA; encoded by the coding sequence GTGGCGGGTTCGGGGCAGGCGAACTTCGCACCGTGGCACTCTGCCGTTCACGCACTGCTCGCCCAAGGGATGGGACTGCGTCCAATCGGTCGCAGGCTGGGGCTTGCTCGCAACACCGTGCGCCGTCTCGCCCGCGCGGCTGGCCCTGATGAGCTGCTGGTCGGACAGTGGACCGGACGCTCCAGCATCCTGGACCCCTACAAGCCGTTCCTGCATCAGCGGTGGGCCGAAGGCCAGACCATCGGTACTCGCCTGTTCGAGGAACTCCGTGAGCAAGGATTCGGAGGTGGCGACGTTGTTGTCCGCAAGTACGTCCGTCGACTGCGCGACGCGTTCCCTCACCAACAACCCGGCAGGCCACCGTCAGTGCGGAACGTGACCAGCTGGATCACTCGCCATCCCGCGAGCCTCACGGCAGAGCAGTCGGAGCATCTCAAGACCATTCTGATCCGCTGCCCGGCCCTCGAGCGGACCGCCCACCACGTCCGGGCCTTCGCCGAGCTGATGAACCAGCGAGACGGACAGCACCTTCCGCAGTGGATCGCCCGGGTCCAAGACGACGATCTGCCCGCCCTGCATACGTTCATCACCGGCCTCGGCCAGGACCTCGACGCCGTGGTCGCCGGGCTCAGCCTGCCCTACAGCTCTGGTGTCGTCGAAGGCCACAACAACCGGATGCTCAAACGCCAGATGTACGGACGCGCCAGCCTTCAACTCCAGCGAGTCCTCCTGGCCTGA
- a CDS encoding DUF397 domain-containing protein produces MRTRGLITINTHTDTGRPYGEWFKSSYSSEQGTECVETCPQPDTVHVRDSKQNTEGGPHLSFPLAAWTSFTNQIAGRPRVTF; encoded by the coding sequence ATTCGCACGAGAGGTCTGATCACCATCAACACGCACACCGACACCGGCCGCCCGTACGGCGAGTGGTTCAAGTCCTCATACAGCAGCGAGCAGGGCACCGAATGCGTTGAAACGTGCCCTCAGCCCGACACCGTCCACGTCCGCGACTCCAAGCAGAACACGGAAGGCGGCCCGCACCTCAGCTTCCCCCTGGCCGCCTGGACCTCGTTCACCAACCAGATCGCGGGCCGCCCCCGAGTTACCTTTTAG
- a CDS encoding transposase, with protein MVGAVRFSEGVRRDAVELVASTGRSINSVAKYLRGNTESLRKWVRAAESSQADRRRPSRHRERRTSFFCLRLLPHRPQP; from the coding sequence GTGGTGGGTGCAGTGCGGTTTTCGGAAGGGGTTAGGCGGGACGCGGTCGAACTGGTGGCCTCCACTGGCCGGTCGATCAACTCGGTGGCCAAGTACCTGAGGGGCAACACCGAGTCGCTGCGCAAGTGGGTGCGTGCGGCAGAGAGTTCCCAAGCTGATCGAAGGCGTCCGTCCCGACACCGGGAACGGAGGACCTCCTTCTTTTGCCTGCGACTGTTACCGCACCGTCCCCAACCTTGA